Genomic segment of Citrus sinensis cultivar Valencia sweet orange chromosome 7, DVS_A1.0, whole genome shotgun sequence:
TCGACCTTCAATTGCCAGTATTTATCACAAAAGCTCCATCTATTATGTATAAACAAGTGAAGGGCGGACATGAAATATTGGAGgaaattaaacaataacaaGAGAGTATGTTaatgtgtttgtttaattCCCTCCAATTTTCACATACAGCATTCACAGTGATAGAGTTGAAAACGAGTAGCAAAAGATACTCGAAACAATGTGGCGATGGCCAGTATAATTTATAGACCTTCTTAAGCAGCAAGGCAGGACAGAAACAGAATCACAAGAATTGCATGAACACTAAGCAACAAACTCATTCGGCACTCCCCCATGGAGGGACGCCAAATTGATGGGCTGGGTAGGTTTTTCCCAAGCCCAGGCCCAAGCCCACGACATGGCTATTTGGATTGTACCCTTTATAATTGTTGAATTGTTAAAGAGCGAAGCTCCAAACACCTCTTTAAAACTcggaaaattattattataccacatatattttatcttatattcaTCTAACCACTACAAAACTCTAACATATTTTTTgcaccatttttctttttaaatttgtatcaattagccACTTTTACAATAACACCgttgaataatttaaataaaatatcaattttatccctaaataaattaaaagaccattttatttataaaaactttgaaaaataaaaaaattataattacaaagatacccctaaatttaattaaaaataaatcccaaaattatagtttttatttttaataaaaattatttttaataaaaaattgtaattataaaaataactacaaaattttgggatttaataaaaattcccTTAATTACTAAgatttttggatttattttttaataataaattcagttattttgataaaattttgtaaaattataatttttaacaaacaataattattaaaattttgaaaaatctaaatgtaataaaaattagctAGGCACCTCTacttgggatttattttttattaaattttggggtatttttataatataattttttattttttaagcttttataaaataaaacgattttttaatttatttagaggtaaaattattatttcatttaaattatttaacggtgttagtgcaaaagtggctaattgatataaattaaaaaagaaaagtggtgCAAAGATCACGTTAGAATTTTGTGGTGGTTAGGTTAACATAGCGCAAAATAGAGGTGAtacaatgataatttcctttaaaacTCTTATGAAACCCCACTTGTTATATACATAACTCTTACTTGAATGAAAATGacagaaaaatgacaaaaggTTATAAtagagtttaattaaattttaaaaataatcttttttttcataaaaatcttATCATGGTAtatactttattatttatttcctcaaaattattttatttaaaaaaaattaattatatcatttaatgaCGGAGGGTTCATGATTTGTAGCTgtaaaatacattaatttaattgaatttatattttgtgttttttatgtaatttccTCAAGTAATAGAACTGTAATTCCAAATTTAGAGTTTTATAAGGATTTTAAATGGGTGTGAGgactaaatattaaattgtgAACCCATAAGTAGTTTAGTTGGGCTGAGTTTGGAAAATTGGACCAAAATCTAGCTTGAAATGAAATATCATGGCCCAATTATGTGAGATTTGAATAAAGTGGttgactttaaaaataatcttacAAGTGATTTACACAATTAGCGTAGGCTATAAATAGGCAACTATTCTAGTTACAAACGATCGTGTAATATTATGTCACACTTTTAAATTATGCCAGTTATAAAATGGCTGgcttattgtttattttatgtatttgaaATCATCTAATTAATCTTCGATCTCATTTATTTCCTTCGTAAGAGtctaaaagatttaaaaaaaaaccgcAGCGGTATTATGATTAGATTCAATAATCAAACACATAATAAACACTTCTGCTTAATATACACAAGAGTGGTGTTATACTTATTCAATTGGGATATGTATTCCAATTAATAAGCCACTAATAGAATTTCACTATTTGGAttataaatcatcatttacCACATCAATTGCGATAAAAACTAAGGGCCAATTTGGTGTATTTTATGGTGTATTTTGAATTGCAACCCCTCAAGTTCATTTCATGGTTTTGTTTGGATAAAACCAAAACATTCCGTGTCCATTGGTAGGAGATTGAATCTATTCAAATACCaatcaaacaataaattttatgagcCAAAGTTATAGCTCtatatttatcttatatattttcatgcCACCCATTCATCGTAACTCAATAACATAATtcaagaaggaaaataagaaaaagctATTTAAGATTTCTTGAAACGATCACAAAATTCGAAGCTAGATAGGGATAGATTCAAACCCTAATCAAACAATGAATTTTCTGAGCCAAAGTTATAGGTCTATATTTATCTTACATATTTTCATGCTACCCATCCATCGTAACTCACTAAGATAATTCAAGAAGGGAAATGAGAAAAAACTATCTAAGATTTCTTGAAACAATCACAAAATTCGAAGCTAGTGAAGGATAGATTTTGCTTGTTAAGGTTTCATGTAATACCAACTATAGGTATTGCTGccgaaaatataaaataacaaaatcaaattgtatgaTTTGTGTTATTTTTGGTTAACTTCTTATACGATGCCACactaatttgtataaaataatttgtaaaaaaagtgaatatatcatttctctttcaaattaaaattattaaatctcTATTTTAAAAGGCAGatgcaaataaattaattttttttaaattataatttcataagcaatatctttttctaattacaaATGCAATGAGcaaagtactttttttttcattctcattctaaTAAGAGATTCATCATTAATATCAGAAATGGTGGAATGAAAATATTGgttattgttttaataattaaaactaGCATCAAATTTAATGGAAGAACCACATttcattttcccttctttaGAATTATGCACGACTATGAGTACTAAATTTTGCCTGGTTAGATTATATATATCTCCTTTCCTTGAATTTGTGTGAAACAGTTTATTAAAGTCATTGGTAAAGAATCTTGTAACcaatagtgaaatcctcaagatTTGTTATAGTTGTAGACAATTCTGAAAGCATTAGGATCTACTTATTGAGCAAAACGGGTTTTTGgaataattcattaattaacaTTTCCTAATAATTGAAAGCTCTCTAGTTTTattttagggaaattatcatttgtatacccttagtttactcaattatcaaaaatactacaacactttgagggtgtatcaatcgtccaccttaagttgacaaaatatatcaGATGACCACCAAACCATTAGTTGCCGTTTAAGTATGATGACCTcaaaagggtaatttggtctttcaTATAATACAAgcgataaaaagagaatttaagggtatacaagtgataattttcaagggtaaaattatcaattcactgtaattccgttaactttcaaacggcaattaacggtttggtggttggctgatacattttgtcaactaaggatggacgattgatacacccttaaagtgttgtagtatttttgataacagagcaaatatagggtatacaaatgataatttccctttatttTATCCACTTATTGAGATTATGTATCCAGAAGCTTGTCAATTAGTATGTACTATTCTCTCAACTAGTCTGGTGAAACAAAAGGATCGATATTCAGTTAAAACtggaattttataaatgtttatttaatttagctaCACaccattagttttatattgGTCCAAATCTaagtatacatatataaataaataaacttcaaTTCGTTCCAAGATAAAAAGATGATCTTTATTTTACTTGTAATAGtgtgaaaatttcaatttattctaaaagATTATGACAAgtaccaataattttttttttctggtctgcttaataataaatgatgacaaattattttttttaatacttttagAGGTAGATTGAAGATTGTCATTCTAAGTAAGGGGTGAACTGAAGTTTACCAAAGAAATGGATgtaatacataaaataaaataaaatgattgatAACAGATAAAATATCGTCATTTGTTTAGACTTTTTGATCAAAATTTGATCTCCAAATTCATTGATCAAGATCAAACAGTACTTGAAGCTTTGAACATTTCCAAGCAGCACTCAGTTGCAAGTCCCCTGTTCCAAAATTTCTTGTAATATTCAGCATAAGTAAAATCTCTATAGACAGCTGGGTGATCTTGGTCAACCAAACCCTTAGCAGGACCTATCACAGCATCAGGCGATGAACAATAGAACGTTGGAATGGATATGCGCTCCTTGTCGCGGCTCACCACCGCTCGATGGAGCACACTCTTGTACCGATCATTGCTGAGAACCTGCATTTGATCGCCGATGTTGACAATGAAGGTGCTGGGAATAGGATTTACAGGAACCCAGTTGCCATCTCTGAGGACCTGCAATCCAGGGACATCATCCTGAAGAAGAAGAGTTATTAGATTTGGATCAGTGTGCCCTGGCAGTCCATATGTAAGCTCAGGCTGAGGACATGGTGGATAGTAGTTCAAAGCCATGTGCTGCCCGTGTTTGCCCAAAGCCTCCTTGTCTATATAATCACTTGGAAGCCCCAAGCTCTCAGATATGGCCTGAATCAGCCGTAGCACCAACCCTCTAACACTCGTACAGTAGTCACCCACATCTTCCCTGTCAAGTGTCAACAAATGAATCATCGGGGTTAGCACTAATCCTCTAAAATGCGGACGTCATACACATGAGAATgaatacaataattattaattatatataccTGAAGGATGGAGGATTCAAAGGCCAGTCGTGCACGTAATCTTGAAGTGGATAACAATGCAGCCTTAAGAAATCTCTCCAGTTGGATACCTTTTCAGTCTTGACATTAAAACTGGTGGACAGTCTTGTTGGCTTTGAAGGGTCATCGGAGTAAATCTTCAACCTCTCGCTCTCTGGCAATTTGAAAAATGTTCTTGCAATGCTTAACATGTTATTGATCATTGCCTCCGAAATTCCATGGTTCTTCACCTGGACATTGGTATTTCATAGCATGTAATTAATATGAAAGATaactaattaatgaaaacataTAGCAATgagacaaaattttttttgacagATTGCTGATAAAAACAACAGGAGCCAGTTTAGttcttaagttaaaaaataagatagaCCAGCTCTAACATacaaattgttataattatttttaggcTGGATGCCCGCATCTTTTAATTCTCTGTACATACTATAtgatgtattaattaattaaaaaaataaaagtactgATACAAAATATAGtatatacaataaattaaatctgCATTTTAAAAGATGTGATCATTCGCACGAGGGACATATTATAAGTTGctacatatgtatatatataacctGAAAGAAGCCACAATGCTGGCATGCCTGGCCAATCTGTTTGATGATATCAGAGCGGCGAGGACCATTAAGGCCCTGGAGATCGATAAGCGGAATTGAACCGTCTGATATGTGAGTTTGATCGGTGAGACTTGGACGGTCAGAAATGGGCCGGATATAATCAGAGGGAACATTTGTAAGTGTAGGTGCAAGGTCGGATAGCAGAAGCTTGGTGGCGGTGGTTGCTGCTGCAGACATTTTCAAAGAGTAAGAACTTATATAATATACAATTTACcgattatataatttataatttatcagCAGTTTCTTGATGAATTGAATTAAGGTGCTGGTGAGGGGCGACCAAAGCCTTCTATTTATACAGAGACCGCAGGGAGGGAAATGATAGGAGCTGCTGACACGTACCGACAGCATTACATATCAAGTGAAAAAGGGGAAGATACCTTTGTATGATACGAAGAATGTTGTTAGTTTGAAAGTCGGTTCAGTCACGTGGATATTATCTAAATTCTTGCCGACTACCTAATATTACCTAAGTAAATTGAGATACTGGTTGGGACTAAAGAATTCtatcttttaagttacaactattataaaaaaaaattataattataaaataaaaataaatagtatgtaataaatataaattttaaataataactttcataaaattattaaaaatataatagatttttcttcataagagtaaaaaattatatcaaaatatctTATAAGATAGAGCAGTTTGTATTTATCAAACAGTTTAgtgctataacttttaaattacagttgtccaacttcaattttaaacgaatcttgaattgaatttttttagatatattatttttttgataaattgaatCGAATTAAAAGTTGTTTAATTAATGAGTATTAATGTTTTAACTAAAGGCTGACAAAAGACTCACATCCAAAACAAGTTATTTTAGGTgagcttaattttttttttcaaacaaattcaaaataatatgtttgagCGTATTTTTATCACTCTTTTATCAGATTTTAGTttggtaataatttttcttaattaattgaccTTGTTAATTGATTAAAGTCAAGTGGGTGGCTACTAATTAGGTAGACTGAACTGGTGGCCCTGTGGCCAACCCTGCATGGCATGATGTCACTATGATGACGTAGAACGGGCAACGTCGTTGGAATACTCTAAGGCGATTGATATTGACTTATTTAAATCCTCTTGTTGTTTGACACAAGTCACCCAGCTGGATGCCAAGTGTACACAAAACAGAAGAATCCAAACCCAACTTAGgtagcgtttgttttttaacttaatgacttaaagtgacttaacttaattaattaagttaattagaagtgtttgtttttataatttaatgagactttttagataattttgacttaataaaataaaccaatttttttggctttttacttaatggagaaatctgaattaagttaattacttgctaatgtcaaaaatatccttactttataatttattttccatgTATATCCcaaactcacccatagacatttaccctacataaaaatatccttattttttctttcttatattatatacgataaaatttaaaatttatggtattttatatattaaaattccaaaataattatgtattcacttaaatatagttttacttataaatgttaaaatattgtggtatttaatatattatttatttgacattcaaatttaataaggatacaaatgtaaaagtacatatttttaactttttaagttgaaaaaaaataaacaacttaatacttattttctgagattcagacgaaaaaacaaacatattattcagattcagacattcagatctattcagaattcagactaattcaggtttattcagatttcagacaaaaaaacaaacgtcATCTTagtgtaatattattaatcgCTTAGCTTTTAtgggcctttttttttttttgcttttataatCTTAtcaataagttttaaataaagCAGCCAAATTTTGAAGATTGAAAAACAGCAAATGTATGGTGTtagatatttttgttttgtttttttttttgggtaatatatttaatttcggATAGTTTTTATTATCAAGTTGTACATTTGGGCCCTacgagaaaaaaaatgtgcacTTAGGCTAAATCAgaccaaatttcaaattggaACTTAGGCcttgatttaataaatttaattgggtTTTGAACAGCTAATTACGCAACTggactaataaaattaaaaaaaatgagattttcgttattttaaaataaattttgaatttaaatttgatgtatttaattaatttaacgagaataaatttataatttcagcTAACTAGTTAGAGAACatcatttagaatttttagaCTGAGCAAGGGTGCAGTTGTCCCCAGTTGACCCTTAGCGACTTTGCCACTGCATATGGTTACCTGAAAGAAGCCACCATGCCGGCATGCCTAGCCAATCTGTTTGATGAGATTAGAGTGACAAGGATCGTAAAGACCCAGGCGACTGATAACATGACTGAACTATTTGATATACGAACCTTGgtagatttggaattttgGATACTCAGAAGTGAGCCGGATCGGATTTAGTAATGAGAAACAATTGTAAGAGCAGATGCAAGATCAGAGAGTAGGAGCTAGGGGGCGATTTCTGTTTAATTATCATTGCTCTTGTTTGAAGTAAGTCTTAATTCACGTGGatattatctaaataaattCTTACCGACTGCTacaacttgaaaaaaaaaaagggcaattaaattgatttaaac
This window contains:
- the LOC102617990 gene encoding protein DMR6-LIKE OXYGENASE 2-like translates to MSAAATTATKLLLSDLAPTLTNVPSDYIRPISDRPSLTDQTHISDGSIPLIDLQGLNGPRRSDIIKQIGQACQHCGFFQVKNHGISEAMINNMLSIARTFFKLPESERLKIYSDDPSKPTRLSTSFNVKTEKVSNWRDFLRLHCYPLQDYVHDWPLNPPSFREDVGDYCTSVRGLVLRLIQAISESLGLPSDYIDKEALGKHGQHMALNYYPPCPQPELTYGLPGHTDPNLITLLLQDDVPGLQVLRDGNWVPVNPIPSTFIVNIGDQMQVLSNDRYKSVLHRAVVSRDKERISIPTFYCSSPDAVIGPAKGLVDQDHPAVYRDFTYAEYYKKFWNRGLATECCLEMFKASSTV